GTGATCGCCCGCCACGGCACCTTCAACATGATGCTGTCCGACGGCACGGCCCTGTTCGCGCATTGTTCGACCAAGCTGTGCTACGTGATCCGCCAGTACCCCTTCGACAAGGCCTGCCTCGCCGATGAGGACCTGTCGGTCGATTTTTCCCAGGTCACCACGCCAAACGACCGGGTCGCCATCATCGTCACCACGCCGCTGACGACCAACGAAACCTGGACCGAATTCGCGCCGGGCGAGCTGAAGGTCTTCGTCGACGGCTTGCCGCAGCCGGAATAGCGCCAGCGTGATCGGAAGGGCACGTTTTTTTGTTGAAAATAGTGCCTAAAAGCCACTAGATGGGCGGAATGGGGTAAAGTACTTTGGTGTACAAGCCGCCGAAGAGTCTGCGATGACCGAAACCCCGAGACAGGAACAAGCCGACCACCCCTTGCGGGTGCGTGACTTTTACCTCGGCCGCCAGCCCGTGCTGGACCGTAACCAGTCCCTGTTCGGCTACGAGCTGCTGTTCCGCAGTGCGCCGCTCGGCCAGGCGAACATCGGACAGGGAACGATGGTGGCCGGCGCACCGGCCGCCACGGCGCCGTCGCCCGGCCTGAACGCCACCGCCGCCGTCATCGCCCACGCCGCCCAGCTCGGCCTGGCGCGTGCGATCGGCGATGCGCACTGCTTCCTGAACGTCGATACCGACGTGCTGGGCAGCGACATCTTCGCCTTCCTGCCCCGCGAGCGCACCGTGCTCGAACTGGCCGCCTCGGTGGCGCCGGACGAGGCCATGCTGGCGCGCCTGGCCGAGCTGGCCGGGCACGGCTTCCAGTTCGCACTGGACGGCATCGGCAGCAGTACCGCTGCGGCGGATTCGGACAATGCGGGGCGCCTGCAGAAACTGCTGCCGCTGGCGCGCTTCGTCAAGCTCGACCTGCGTACCACCGCGCAGCCGACGCTGGCCGCCCTCGTGGCGCGCCTGCACGGCATGGGCAAGACCGTGGTGGCGGACAAGGTCGAGACCCGCGAGGAATACCAGGCCTGCCTCGAGCTCGGCATCGATTACTTCCAGGGCTATTATTTCGCCCACCCTTCGGTGCTGGGCGGGCGCAAGTTGTCGCCCTCGCAGCTGGCGGTGATGAACCTGATGAACCTGATCATCTCGGACGTCGACAACGCCGACATCGAGCGCGCCGTGAAGCGCGACGTGACCGTGGCGATGAATCTGCTGCGCCTGGTGAACACGCCGGCCGTCGGCGCGCGCCAGCGCATCGACTCGGTGTCCCAGGCGCTGCTGGTGCTGGGACGGCGCCAGCTGCAGCGCTGGCTGCAGATCATGCTGTATGCCGAACCGGGCACGCGCGGCCACAACCAGACTCCGCTGCTGATGCTGGCCACGACCCGCGGCCGCCTGATGGAACTGCTGGCCCAGCGCCTGCGTCCGGGCCAGCGCTACCTGTCCGAGATCGCCTTCACGGTCGGCATCATGTCGCTGATGGATGTCCTGTTCGGCATCCCGATGGCGGACATCGTCGAGCAGATCCCGGTCAGCGACGAGATCAGGAACGCGCTGCTGCGCCGCGGCGGCTTCTTCGGCGAGCTGCTCAAGCTGGCCGAATGCATCGAGCAGCCCGACCAGCAGGACGAGGGCGCGCTGCCGGCGCTGCGCGGGCTGGCGATTTCGGGCGACGACATGGTGGAGCTGGAGATGTCCGCTTTCCAGTGGTCCGACAGTGTCGTGAGGTACGCGATCTGAATGCGCCTTGAGCAAGCTGCTGCGCGTTGCAGATTCGGCCTGCGATGCTCGCTACGCTTGCTCAAGGCGTCGACACGCTAACAATAGGACGGGAAAATATGGCCTCTGTACTGCTAAGCGTTCATAACCTGGTCAAAACCTATGGTGCACGGCGCGCGGTGGACGGCGTCTCGTTCCGCGTGCTGGCCGGCCAGACAGTTGGCCTGCTGGGCCCGAACGGCGCCGGCAAGTCGACCGTGGTCGGCATGCTGTGCGGCCTCCTGAACCCGGACGCCGGCGAGATCTTCCTGGGCGGCGAACGCGTCGGGCCGGGCGCCGCTTCGGTCAAGCGCAGGATCGGCGTGGTGCCGCAGGACCTGGCGCTGTACGAGGACCTGTCCGCGCTCGAGAACCTGCGCCTGTTCGGGGCGCTCTACGGCTTGCGCGGCAAGCTGCTGGCCGAGCGGATCGATATCGTGCTTGGCCAGGTCAACCTGCTCGACCGCGCGCGCGACAAGCCGGCCACGTTTTCCGGCGGGATGAAACGGCGCCTGAACATCGCCGCCGCCCTGATGCACGATCCGCAGCTCCTGATCCTCGACGAGCCGACCGTCGGCGTCGATCCGCAGAGCCGTAACGCCATCTTCGACACCCTGGAAGCCCTGCAGGCCCAGGGCAAGTCCCTGATCTACACCAGCCACTACATGGAAGAGGTGGAGCGCCTGGCCGACCACATCGTCATCATCGACCATGGCAAGGTCCTGGCCGACGAGAGCCCGGCCTCGCTGCACAGCCGCCTGGCGGCCCAGGCCGCGCTGCGGGTCGAACTCGCCGAGCCGGCCCATGCCGGCCTGCTGGATGGCCTGCGCGCGCATCGCGGCGTGATCTCGCTGGCGTGCTGCGAACTGGCCAGCAAGGGCGCCGCACTGGACATCGGGCTGGCGCAGGCGACCGATGCCTTGCCCGTGATGGGCTGGCTGCAGCAGGCCGGTTGCCGACCGCTGCATTTCGCCACCGCCCGCACCAGCCTCGAAGATATTTTCCTGAACCTGACCGGGCGCAGCCTGCGCGACTGAGATGAGCGCCTTTTTAGCCATGGTCCGCAAGGACCTGATCCTGTTCCTCTCGGACCGCCGCGCGCTCATCATGACGCTGGTGCTGCCGATCGTGATCGCGGCCTTCTTCGGCTCCCTGTTCGGCGGCGGCGGCAAGGGCAGCGCGATCGAGGTCGCGCTGGTGCAGCAGGACGGCAGCGAGGTCGGCGCGAAGATCGCCGCCGGCCTGAAAGGCGACCCGAACCTGCGCATCACCCCGATGACGATGGCGGATGCGGAGAAGGCCGTGCGCAAGGGCGAGCAGAAGGTGGCGATCGTGCTGCCGGCCGGCTTCGGCGAAGCGGCCGGCGCGGCGCTGTTCGGCGGCGGCGAAAAACCGGTCATCCCGCTGCTGTACGACCCCTCGCAGCCGGCCGTGCTGGGCATGGTGAAGGGCATGCTGACCCAGCAGGTGATGTCGGCCGTGAGCGCCGAGATGTTCAGCGGGAAGATGGGCCAGGAGCTGACCGAGCGCAGCCTGCGCCAGCTCGACCGGCGCGCACAGGACGACCCGGACAGCCGCGCATTGCGCGACATGCTGGCCAGCGTGCAGAAGTTCCAGGCGCTGCCGCAGAAGCCCGGCGCGCAGGGCGGACAGGGTGCGAAGGGCCTGAGCATGCCTTTCGCCACGGCGGACAGGCAGCTTTCCAGCGGCGCGGCGGAGCAGGGCTACAACCCGTATGCGCATGCCTTCGCCGGCATGGGCGTGCAGTTCATCCTGTTCATGGGCATCGACATGGGCATCGGCATCCTGCTGGCGCAGCGCAGCGGCGTGTGGAACCGCCTGCTGGCCGCCCCGGTGAGCCTGACCCAGGTGCTGCTGGCGCGCGCGGCTTCCGGCGCCGTCATCGCCTTTGTCCTGCTGTGCATCGTGTTCGCGGTGGCGGCGGGCGTGTTTGGCGTGCGCATCGCCAGCCTGCCGGGCTTCATCGGGATGGCGCTGTGTTTCGCCATGCTGACCGCCAGCCTGGGCTTGCTCATCGCGGCCTTCGGCAAGACCCCGGAAGCGGCGCGCCGCATCGCGATGTTCGCGGTCCTGATCATGGTGATGCTGGGCGGGGCCTGGATGCCGTCCTTCCTGTTCCCTGAATGGATGCAGAAGCTGACGATGGCGGTGCCGACCCGCTGGGCGGTGGATGGCCTGGACGCCATCACCTGGCGCGGCATGGATGCGCTGGCGGTGGCGCCGGCGATGGCGGTGCAGCTGGGGTTTGCGCTGGTGTTCGGGGCGCTGGCGGTGTGGAAGTTCGGGCGCGCGCAGCGATAAAAAAACGGGCCGTGCTGAACTGACCCCGTAAAGTTGGACGGTTAGTTTATTAAGCGGCCAAGGCCTGAGTCCTGTACTGAACAGGACTCAGGCCTTTTAGTTTGAGCTTGATACGGTCGTGATTGTAATAGCGGATGTAGCGGGTCAGTTCAACCTGCAGGACGTCGATGTTGGCGAATTTGTTCAGGTAGAAGCACTCGGACTTGAGCACGGCGAAGAAGCTTTCCATGGTCGCGTTGTCGAGGCAGTTCCCTTTGCGTGACATGCTCTGCACGAGCCCGCGTTCCCGAAGAATGCGTTGGTAGGCTGGCATACGATACTGCCATCCCTGGTCGGAGTGCAGCATGGGTTTATCCTGTGACGAAAGCTTGCGCAATGCCTTCTTGAGCATCGAACTCACCAGGTCGAATGCAGGGCGCCGGGATGTTTCGAAGGCCACGATTTCACCGTTGTATAGGTCCAGGATTGGCGAAAGGTACAGTTTCTCGCCAGCGACGTTGAACTCGGTAACGTCCGTCACCCACTTCTGGTTTGGACCTGCAGCTGTGAATTTGCGTTGTAACTCGTGAGGTGCAGCGTGACCTATCTCTCCTTTGAACGAGCGATATCTCTTGGGGCGCACCAATGACTTCAATCCCAGCACCGTCATCAATCGCTGTACGGTCTTATGGTTGACGAGCGTTCCTGTCTGACGAATGGCTGCGGTGACACGCCGATAACCGTAACGACCCTTGTGACGGGCGAAAACGGATCGGATCATGGTCTTGAGCTGCTGATGTTTATCGCTCGCTTGCCGCGTCTTGAGTTGGTAGTAGAACGTGCTGCGAGCCAGCCCGGCGAACGCAAGCAAACCCGCAAGCGGATACTGCTGCCTTAGTTCCTGCACTATTTGCGCTTTGTCGGCGGCGTCGCCTTCTGCTTGGCTTGAACTAAGGCTCGCAACTTTTTTAGGTACGCATTCTCCATGCGCAGCTGATTCAACTCGGCCAACAACTCGTCGCGAGTACACTTTTCATCGTCGGGCGACGGCTCTGGTTTTGTTGTTGGAGCAGACATCTGCTTGGGCCTTCCTCGTGGGCGTGCTATCAGTGCGTCGAAACCGCCTTCTCGATAACTGCGCTCCCATATGCCTACCGCTGCGTGATTGCGGATATTGAAAGCAGCTGCTGTTTGGCCGAATGACAGCTCATTGTCCCACATGTGCTGCAGCACCGACAGCTTGAACTCCGCACTATACGAGCTGTGCTTCTTCTTGAGTCCGTCCTTGCCATGCACACGATACAAGCTGACCCAGTGCTCTACAGATGAACGTTGACAACCGTACTTCCTCGCTAAGGTCTTGCTGCCCCTTCGCTTGACCAAGTATTCCTGGACAATCTTGAGCTTGAACCGCTCATCGTACTTCGTCATGAAAAAACCCCAAAAGTTGGTGTCCAACTTTTGGGGTTCAGTTCAGTGCGGCCCGTCTTTCACATCACGACAGATTCGGCGCCAGCCAGCGCTCGAGATCCTCTTTCGCCACCCCGCGGCGCGCCGCCATGTCGTTCAGCTGGTCCTGCCCGATCTTCCCGACCACGAAGTACTTCGACTCCGGGTGCGAGAAGTAGAAGCCCGACACCGCCGCGCCCGGGTACATGGCGAACGATTCGGTCAGTTCCATCCCGATCTCCTCGGCCTGCAGGGTCTTGAACAGCTCGGCCTTGACCGTGTGTTCCGGGCAGGCCGGGTAGCCCGGGGCCGGGCGGATGCCGACATAGGCTTCCTTGATCAGCTGCTCCTTGCTGAGGCTCTCCAGCGGCTCGTAGCCCCACAGGTCGGTACGCACGCGCTCGTGCATGTACTCGGCGAAGGCTTCGGCCAGGCGGTCGGCCAGGGCTTTCACCATGATCGACGAGTAGTCGTCACCCTCGGCTTCGAAACGCTTCTCGATCTTTTCGGCGCCCAGGCCGGAGGTCACCGCGAACATGCCGATGTAGTCGGCTACGCCGGAGGATTTCGGCGCGATGAAGTCGGACAGGCACTGGTTCGGACGCTGCACGCCATCGACCACCGGCTTCACGCCCTGCTGGCGCAGGCCGTACCAGGTGAAGGCGACTTCGCTGCGGCTGTCGTCGGTGTAGATCTCGATGTCGTCGTCGTTGACGCTGTTGGCCGGCAGCAGGGCGACCGCGCCGTTCGCCGTCAGCCAGCGTCCGTCGACGATCTTCTTCAGCATCGCCTGGCCTTCCTCGAATACCTTGCTGGCGGCTTCGCCGACGACCTCGTCGCTCAGGATCGCAGGGTAAGGGCCGGCCAGGTCCCAGGTCTGGAAGAAGGGACCCCAGTCGATGTAGTGGGCCAGCGTGGACAGCTCGACATTCTTGAAGACGCGGCGGCCGATGAACTTCGGCTTCACCGGCGCATAGTCGAGCTTTGCCTTGTTGGCGCGCGCCTGCTCCAGGCTCACCATCGGCAGCGCCTTCTTGTTGGCGTGCTGCTCGCGGATGCGCGCGTAGTCCTCGGCCAGTTCGGCCACGTAGGCGTCGCGGGTATCCGCCGTGACGAGGGCCTGGCCCACCGACACCGAACGGGAGGCGTCCGGCACGTACACCACCGGGCCTTCGTAGTGCGGCGCGATCTTGACGGCCGTGTGGGCGCGGCTGGTGGTGGCGCCGCCGATCAGCAGCGGCACCTGGCGCTCGCGGAAGTAGGGATCGCGCTGCATCTCGCGCGCCACATAGGCCATCTCTTCGAGCGAAGGCGTGATCAGGCCCGACAGGCCGATGATGTCCGCGTTCTCTTCCTTGGCCTTGGCCAGGATCTCGGCGGCGGGCACCATCACGCCCATGTTGACGATCTCGAAGTTATTGCATTGCAGGACCACCGAGACGATGTTCTTGCCGATGTCGTGCACGTCGCCCTTCACGGTCGCGATCACCATCTTGCCCTTCGGCTTGGCGACGATGCCGGTGCGGCGCTCTTCCGCCGCCTTTTCCTCTTCGATGAAGGGGATCAGGTGGGCCACGGCCTGCTTCATCACGCGCGCCGATTTCACGACCTGGGGCAGGAACATCTTGCCCTGGCCGAACAGGTCGCCGACGATGTTCATGCCGTCCATCAGCGGGCCTTCGATCACCTGGATCGGACGGCCGCCTTCGTTGGCGATCTGCTGGCGGGCTTCCTCGGTGTCCTCGACGATCCACTGCGTGATGCCGTGCACCAACGCGTGCGCGAGGCGCTTGCCGACAGGCGCCTCGCGCCACTCCAGGTTCGCTTCCTGCCGGTTGCCGCCGGCCTTCAGGGTGCCGGCGAATTCGATCATGCGCTCGGTGGCGTCCTTGCGGCGGTTCAGCACCACGTCCTCGACGCGCTCGCGCAGCTCCGGCGCCAGGTCGTCGTAGACGCCGATCATGCCGGCGTTGACGATACCCATGGTCATGCCGGCCTTGATCGCGTGGTACAGGAACACGGTGTGGATCGCTTCGCGCGCCGGGTCGTTGCCGCGGAAGGAGAAGGACACGTTCGAGACGCCGCCCGATACCTTCGCATGCGGCAGGTTCTCGCGGATCCAGCGGGTCGCGTTGATGAAGTCGACGGCGTAGTTGTCGTGCTCCTCGATGCCGGTGGCGATCGCGAAGATGTTCGGGTCGAAGATGATGTCTTCCGGCGGGAAGCCGACCTTCTGCGTCAGGACGTCGTAGGCGCGCTTGCAGATCTCGGTCTTGCGCTCGAAGGTGTCGGCCTGGCCCTTTTCGTCGAAGGCCATCACGATCACGGCGGCGCCGTAGCGGCGGCACAGCTTGGCCTGGCGCAGGAATTCTTCCTCGCCTTCCTTCATCGAGATCGAGTTGACGATGGCCTTGCCCTGCACGCACTTCAGGCCGGCTTCGATCACGCTCCACTTCGAGGAGTCGATCATGATCGGCACGCGCGAGATGTCCGGTTCGGACGCGATCAGGTTCAGGAAGCGCGTCATGGCCGCCTGCGAATCCAGCATCGCCTCGTCCATGTTGATGTCGATGACCTGGGCGCCGTTCTCGACCTGCTGGCGCGCCACCGACAGCGCCTCGTCGAACTGCTCGTTCAGGATCATGCGTGCGAAGGCTTTCGAGCCGGTCACGTTGGTGCGCTCGCCGACGTTCACGAACAGCGAGCTGTCGTCGACGGTGAACGGCTCCAGGCCCGACAGGCGCAGCGCGGTCGGCACCTCCGGCACGGCGCGCGGCGTGGACCTGGCCATGACGTCGGCGATGGCCTTGATGTGTTCCGGCGTGGTGCCGCAGCAGCCGCCGGCCACGTTGATGAAGCCGGCTTCGGCAAATTCCTTCAGCAGGTTCGAGGTGTCCGCCGGCAGCTCGTCGAAACCGGTGTCGCTCATCGGGTTGGGCAGGCCGGCGTTCGGGTAGATGCAGACGAAGGTATCGGCGATCTGCGACAGTTCCTGTGCATACGGGCGCATCAGGGCCGCGCCCAGCGCGCAGTTCAGGCCGATGGTCAGCGGCTTCGCATGGCGCACCGAATTCCAGAAGGCCGGCACGGTCTGGCCGGACAGGATGCGGCCCGAGGCGTCGGTGACGGTCCCGGAAATCATCAGCGGCAGGCGCGGCGTGTCGGGATGCTCATCAAAATACTGGTCGATCGCGAACAGGGCGGCCTTGCAGTTCAGGGTGTCGAAGATGGTCTCGACCAGCAGCAGGTCGACGCCGCCATCGACCAGGCCGCGCAGCTGTTCATAATAGGAAACGACCAACTGATCGAAGCTGACGTTGCGCGCCGCCGGGTCGTTCACGTCCGGCGAGATCGAGGCGGTCTTCGGGGTCGGGCCGAGGGCGCCGGCGGCGAAGCGCGGCTTGTCCGGCGTCGAGTATTTGGCGCAGGCGGCGCGCGCCAGCCTGGCGGCCTCGACGTTCATCTCGTAGACCAGGTGCGCCATGTGGTAGTCGTCCTGGGCGATGCCGGTGGCGCCGAAGGTATTCGTCTCGATGATGTCGGCGCCGGCCGCGAGGTAGCGCTCGTGGATCTCCTGGATCACCTGCGGCTGGGTCAGGTTCAGCAGTTCGTTGTTACCCTTGACGAACAGCTCGCGCGCGCCGCTGCCTTCCGGCGCACTGAAGCTGGCGAAGCGTTCGCCGCGGTAGGCTTGTTCGTCGAGTTTGTACTGCTGGATGATCGTGCCCATGGCGCCATCGAGAATCATGATGCGGCGGGCGAGAATCTCGCGCAGCTGGGCGTCGACGGGAGAGGTGGCGAGGGCGGTGGTAGTCATCGTTGGTCTTTCCAGGGCAGATCTACAGAGGCGGGTCTGAAATTATACCTTCACTAGC
This window of the Massilia sp. WG5 genome carries:
- a CDS encoding EAL and HDOD domain-containing protein, translated to MTETPRQEQADHPLRVRDFYLGRQPVLDRNQSLFGYELLFRSAPLGQANIGQGTMVAGAPAATAPSPGLNATAAVIAHAAQLGLARAIGDAHCFLNVDTDVLGSDIFAFLPRERTVLELAASVAPDEAMLARLAELAGHGFQFALDGIGSSTAAADSDNAGRLQKLLPLARFVKLDLRTTAQPTLAALVARLHGMGKTVVADKVETREEYQACLELGIDYFQGYYFAHPSVLGGRKLSPSQLAVMNLMNLIISDVDNADIERAVKRDVTVAMNLLRLVNTPAVGARQRIDSVSQALLVLGRRQLQRWLQIMLYAEPGTRGHNQTPLLMLATTRGRLMELLAQRLRPGQRYLSEIAFTVGIMSLMDVLFGIPMADIVEQIPVSDEIRNALLRRGGFFGELLKLAECIEQPDQQDEGALPALRGLAISGDDMVELEMSAFQWSDSVVRYAI
- a CDS encoding ABC transporter ATP-binding protein, with translation MASVLLSVHNLVKTYGARRAVDGVSFRVLAGQTVGLLGPNGAGKSTVVGMLCGLLNPDAGEIFLGGERVGPGAASVKRRIGVVPQDLALYEDLSALENLRLFGALYGLRGKLLAERIDIVLGQVNLLDRARDKPATFSGGMKRRLNIAAALMHDPQLLILDEPTVGVDPQSRNAIFDTLEALQAQGKSLIYTSHYMEEVERLADHIVIIDHGKVLADESPASLHSRLAAQAALRVELAEPAHAGLLDGLRAHRGVISLACCELASKGAALDIGLAQATDALPVMGWLQQAGCRPLHFATARTSLEDIFLNLTGRSLRD
- a CDS encoding ABC transporter permease, whose translation is MSAFLAMVRKDLILFLSDRRALIMTLVLPIVIAAFFGSLFGGGGKGSAIEVALVQQDGSEVGAKIAAGLKGDPNLRITPMTMADAEKAVRKGEQKVAIVLPAGFGEAAGAALFGGGEKPVIPLLYDPSQPAVLGMVKGMLTQQVMSAVSAEMFSGKMGQELTERSLRQLDRRAQDDPDSRALRDMLASVQKFQALPQKPGAQGGQGAKGLSMPFATADRQLSSGAAEQGYNPYAHAFAGMGVQFILFMGIDMGIGILLAQRSGVWNRLLAAPVSLTQVLLARAASGAVIAFVLLCIVFAVAAGVFGVRIASLPGFIGMALCFAMLTASLGLLIAAFGKTPEAARRIAMFAVLIMVMLGGAWMPSFLFPEWMQKLTMAVPTRWAVDGLDAITWRGMDALAVAPAMAVQLGFALVFGALAVWKFGRAQR
- a CDS encoding IS3 family transposase (programmed frameshift), which gives rise to MTKYDERFKLKIVQEYLVKRRGSKTLARKYGCQRSSVEHWVSLYRVHGKDGLKKKHSSYSAEFKLSVLQHMWDNELSFGQTAAAFNIRNHAAVGIWERSYREGGFDALIARPRGRPKQMSAPTTKPEPSPDDEKCTRDELLAELNQLRMENAYLKKLRALSSQAEGDAADKAQIVQELRQQYPLAGLLAFAGLARSTFYYQLKTRQASDKHQQLKTMIRSVFARHKGRYGYRRVTAAIRQTGTLVNHKTVQRLMTVLGLKSLVRPKRYRSFKGEIGHAAPHELQRKFTAAGPNQKWVTDVTEFNVAGEKLYLSPILDLYNGEIVAFETSRRPAFDLVSSMLKKALRKLSSQDKPMLHSDQGWQYRMPAYQRILRERGLVQSMSRKGNCLDNATMESFFAVLKSECFYLNKFANIDVLQVELTRYIRYYNHDRIKLKLKGLSPVQYRTQALAA
- the metH gene encoding methionine synthase produces the protein MTTTALATSPVDAQLREILARRIMILDGAMGTIIQQYKLDEQAYRGERFASFSAPEGSGARELFVKGNNELLNLTQPQVIQEIHERYLAAGADIIETNTFGATGIAQDDYHMAHLVYEMNVEAARLARAACAKYSTPDKPRFAAGALGPTPKTASISPDVNDPAARNVSFDQLVVSYYEQLRGLVDGGVDLLLVETIFDTLNCKAALFAIDQYFDEHPDTPRLPLMISGTVTDASGRILSGQTVPAFWNSVRHAKPLTIGLNCALGAALMRPYAQELSQIADTFVCIYPNAGLPNPMSDTGFDELPADTSNLLKEFAEAGFINVAGGCCGTTPEHIKAIADVMARSTPRAVPEVPTALRLSGLEPFTVDDSSLFVNVGERTNVTGSKAFARMILNEQFDEALSVARQQVENGAQVIDINMDEAMLDSQAAMTRFLNLIASEPDISRVPIMIDSSKWSVIEAGLKCVQGKAIVNSISMKEGEEEFLRQAKLCRRYGAAVIVMAFDEKGQADTFERKTEICKRAYDVLTQKVGFPPEDIIFDPNIFAIATGIEEHDNYAVDFINATRWIRENLPHAKVSGGVSNVSFSFRGNDPAREAIHTVFLYHAIKAGMTMGIVNAGMIGVYDDLAPELRERVEDVVLNRRKDATERMIEFAGTLKAGGNRQEANLEWREAPVGKRLAHALVHGITQWIVEDTEEARQQIANEGGRPIQVIEGPLMDGMNIVGDLFGQGKMFLPQVVKSARVMKQAVAHLIPFIEEEKAAEERRTGIVAKPKGKMVIATVKGDVHDIGKNIVSVVLQCNNFEIVNMGVMVPAAEILAKAKEENADIIGLSGLITPSLEEMAYVAREMQRDPYFRERQVPLLIGGATTSRAHTAVKIAPHYEGPVVYVPDASRSVSVGQALVTADTRDAYVAELAEDYARIREQHANKKALPMVSLEQARANKAKLDYAPVKPKFIGRRVFKNVELSTLAHYIDWGPFFQTWDLAGPYPAILSDEVVGEAASKVFEEGQAMLKKIVDGRWLTANGAVALLPANSVNDDDIEIYTDDSRSEVAFTWYGLRQQGVKPVVDGVQRPNQCLSDFIAPKSSGVADYIGMFAVTSGLGAEKIEKRFEAEGDDYSSIMVKALADRLAEAFAEYMHERVRTDLWGYEPLESLSKEQLIKEAYVGIRPAPGYPACPEHTVKAELFKTLQAEEIGMELTESFAMYPGAAVSGFYFSHPESKYFVVGKIGQDQLNDMAARRGVAKEDLERWLAPNLS